The following proteins are encoded in a genomic region of Spirosoma sp. SC4-14:
- a CDS encoding DNA-3-methyladenine glycosylase 2 family protein yields MQPATEQFSPLDHIAKDPVMARLIDETPAPKVFNDYADDVYLALLESIVSQQISVKAADAIFGRFRQLFPDGYPHPEALLLKTTEELRSAGLSFQKIKYLQSVAGFSLANPMDRAHLDGMTDEEIVQYLLPIKGVGRWTVEMLLMFVLNRPDVFPIDDLVIRQRMIRAYPEHTNGLNGKALYTVLHQIADAWRPHRTTACQYLWRWKPV; encoded by the coding sequence ATGCAACCTGCTACTGAACAATTTTCTCCTCTCGATCATATCGCCAAAGACCCTGTAATGGCCCGGTTGATCGATGAAACACCTGCTCCCAAAGTATTCAACGATTATGCAGACGATGTCTATCTGGCGCTCCTCGAAAGCATCGTCTCGCAACAGATTTCAGTCAAGGCAGCCGATGCTATTTTTGGTCGGTTCCGCCAGCTTTTTCCCGATGGCTATCCGCATCCTGAGGCCCTGTTACTAAAAACAACCGAAGAATTACGCAGCGCCGGGCTGTCGTTCCAGAAAATAAAATACCTGCAGAGTGTAGCCGGGTTTTCACTGGCCAATCCAATGGACCGGGCCCACCTCGATGGCATGACCGATGAAGAAATTGTACAATACCTGCTTCCTATCAAGGGGGTCGGTCGCTGGACGGTGGAGATGCTGCTGATGTTTGTACTGAACCGCCCCGATGTGTTTCCGATCGACGATCTGGTAATTCGCCAGCGAATGATTCGGGCCTACCCCGAACACACGAACGGGCTTAATGGCAAAGCTCTTTATACGGTGTTGCATCAGATTGCCGACGCCTGGCGGCCACACCGCACAACTGCCTGCCAGTATCTATGGCGCTGGAAACCAGTTTAA